A region of the Akkermansia muciniphila genome:
ATTAATGAACGTTTCACAAAGGTTCTAAAGGTTGTTTATTGCCGCAAATCGCCGGACCCGCAGCTTGAATGAAAAGTACCGGATTCCGAATCCGGGTCCTGCCATTATTCCTGTCTGAACTGCCGAATCCATTAAAAATAGGCGGGATCCGGAAGAAACGCTTTATTCATGCCTTTTTATTTCTCTTATTTTCCCGTAAACTTTACTCCCGTTAATACCTTTATTGTTAAAAAAATGATTTGATTCCGGATTCGGAATCCGCATGACCGGGTCAACAGAAATAGTATTCTCTGAAGAATGGAATTTTAAGAATACTTAAATAATTTGAAAAAATCGTTTCATGCAAGATATGCCCGGAGAAACCACCTATTACTACATATTGTATGCTTTTTAAAAAATACTGCCAAATATTAGGGTTTGACGGAAAAATGGCTTGAACCTCAGAAGGCGTTTGTGAGAGGATGCGAGGCAGATAAAAGCACAGACACATGAAGTTTACCATTTCCAAGCAAGTATTTCTCGACGGTCTGAGACAGGTTGCCAGCGTGGTGTCTTCCAAGACGACGCTGCCGATTCTTTCCAATGTCAAAATTGAAGCTGAAAACGGCCAGGTGCGTTTTACGGCTACGGATCTTGACGTATGCATTACAGGCGTAGTTCCCGCGAACGTGTTGCGCGAAGGCACCGTGACCCTTCCCGCCAAAAAGCTGGTGAGCATCATCAGCGAGCTTCCTGAAGCTGAAGTCCAGGTAGACGTGAACCAGCGCAATCAGGCGACCGTGGAGTGCGGCCGCTCCCAATTCAAGCTGAACGGCCTTCCGGCGGACGAATTCCCCGAATTGCCTTCCTTTGAACAGGCGACCGTCTACCAGGTGGACCAGAACTTGCTGCGCGACTGCATCCGTCGTACGGAATACGCCATTTCCACGGACACCACCCGCTATGTGCTGAACGGCATCTCCCTTTCCTTCCGCAACGGCAAGATGACCCTGGTGGCTACGGACGGCCGCCGTCTGGCCCTGGCGGAAACCGCCCTGGAATTCCCGGAAGAACAGCAGCTGGACGCCATCCTGCCCACCAAGGCCGTCGGTGAACTCCGCCGCCTTCTGGATGAAGTGGGAACCGTCACCGTCCGGTTCACCCGCAATCAGGCCGCTTTTGAAATCAATGATACGCTTTTGATCAGCAAGCTGATTGACGGCAATTATCCGAACTACCGCCAGGTCATCCCGACGGACTGCAAGGAAAGCATTGAACTTCCCTGCGGTGAACTGCTGGAAACGGTGCGTCGCGTGTCCCTCCTCTCCGTGGACAAAAGCACCAACATCAAGCTGAACTTCCGTGAAAACGAGCTGGAAGTGGCTTCCAGCGCGGAGGGCGTGGGTGAAGCCCATGAATCCATGACGATTACTTATGCGGGAAGGCCGCTTTCCATCTCCTTCAATCCGGATTTCTTCATGGCTCCCCTGAAGACGATGGCCGGGGATACGATCATTACGCTGAACCTCATTGATGAAATGAGCCCGGGCGTATTGAAGATTGGTGATGAGTTCCTGTACGTGCTCATGCCGATGAGATCTCCCAACTGATTTTGACTGGTACAAAATCGTTCATACAAGGAACAGGCGCCGTGGAAGCATGGCGCCTGTTTTTTATGGTCTGAAAATGAAAGGGATGGCAGGGTTATTCACATTAATGTTCTACGTGGAACATTTTTCATTTTCCACCAGCCGGGCATAGGAGGGCCGGCTGGTCCCCCCCTCCGGTACCGGAATGGAATCCGGAAGGGCAGGCCCTCCGCATCCCGTTATTCGCTCAACAGCCCCGGAGCGGAAAACAAATCCGGAGCTACGTGGAAGGGATAGGAACCGGAGGCGTGGAGAATGGCTTCCCGGACGGGAGGCAGAGAACTGAAGCAGGCGGATTCCACATCCAGGATGCGGCCGTCTTTCAGTTCAATCATCAAACCCGGCTCCGCTTCATGATCCGGCGTACATCCTATGCGCTCAATCAGTTCCCACGGAATTTCCCTGCGTGAAATGCTGTTGCCCCAGGCAATGGAGGCGGAGGTCACGGTCAGGAAGTATGGCCTGCCCAGAAGGACGGGAAGCCACAGGAATAACAGGAGGGAGCCGAGAAGAAAACTCCACCATCCGGATCCGAAAAAAGCCCAGACCAGGCCGCACCCCAGGGTGCCGAGGAGTCTTCCTCCCAGCCGGTAGCTGCGGTAGGAATAGTAAGTGTTCATGAGTTGCGAAGTCAATGAAGCGTCAGGCGCAGCCGGGGGGCGTGAATCCCCCGCCCGCATTCTGTACGGTACTCCTTCATTCCTGCGAAGACAAGAGGATAAGTCAGGAAATCCAGTCCAGCATTTCACGTGGCACGGAACCCCGGGAGCGGATCAGGGAGAGGAAGGCTTCCTCCATTTCCGGCGGCGGCGGAAAGATGCCCGGCATGGCGCGTCCTGCGGCAAGCTCCACGGCGCCCTGGTTGTGGAGCGCGAGGGGAGGGTCTATGTAGCGCATTTGCGTAGGGTCCGGCAGAATGAAGTTGAGGGGACGCCCTCCATTCAGCATGCGTTCCTTCGGAATCTCCGGTCCCCATTCGTCCTCCACGCCCATATTGGCCAGCAGAACGCCGGAGGAGCACGCCACAGCCGGGTCAATCATCCCTGACAGGGCATGGCGCCTGCCTGTAGCCGTGACGGCGCAGAACGCCTGTTTAACAGCGTTATTGAGAGTTTTCCCGTCCTGTGCATGGATGAAGGAGACGGAGGGTGCGGGAAGGGGCCTTTCCTCCACATCCGCCACGATGACGTTTAAGCCCCGGCTGAGGGCGTGCAGGACGATTCCCCGGCCTACTTTTCCGCAGCCGATGACTACGAGCATGCTTCCCGGGCCGCTTTTCATCCCCAGCGTTTCCAGGGCGCGGAAAAAGCTTTCTCCGGTTCCCAGGCAGGTTTCTATCTGCTTGATTTTTCCGGCGTCCACCATCCACACGGGCTGCGTGCAGCGCGCATAATGCTGCGCTCCGGACCGGGTCAGTTCCACATACCCGCAGCGGCTGGGAACATGGCTGAGCGCCCCGGCGCAGTCCATCACCACGTCATAAGGGCCTTCCGCCTGTCTTGCGTCCACCACGGGTATTCCGTACCGGTCCAGCAGCGCGACCGTTTCCGGGTCGTGGGGCATCACTGGAGAGACCGCTGCCGTCAAGTCCGCTCCCGCCGCCAGCAGGGCGGCGTATTTGGCGCAGGTGTTCCGGAACACGGGGGAAGCGTCAATCACACGGCAACCTTCCAAGGGACGCCTTTTAGCCCATGTGTGATACTGGTGCAGAAGCACCGGGAATTCCTTTTCCTGGTAAAAGGAGGACAAATCTTCCAGAATGCGCGCCGGAGATACAGGCATGGCAAAAATTGTAAGGGTTCTACGGATGAGAGGCAATCTTTCTCTTCTCACGTTGCAGTACCTTCCGCCATTCCGGGCGTTCGTTTGAAGACTTGGTTTTTAATGGATGCCCTACCGAGGAAGAGTTTGTTGTTTTTCATTTCAGCGAAGGGAAAATCAAACTCTGGAGAGGGAGAAAGCCGCAAATGAATGAAAAAAACGTCGATAGAATCATGAATTTTGTAGAAGCAGGTACAGAGATGATAAAGGGGAAAATACGTTTGAACAGGTTTCTTATCGGAAAAACATCGTGATAAATAACTTGTATAGGTGAGGAAAAGCTGGATTATTCTATTTGGTGACAGGATTTTACCCCATTGTTTGATTAAAGATGAAGAAACTGGTCATGAACTGCGTGGAATGCATTATTTTATGCAGTATGATTTTTATGAACCTGTCTCAGGCGCAGGAGGATATGGAGAAGCTCAAACAGGCTGCTGGAATAGTGGACCAGGCGTTGGATGATGGCTTTGGAGTAAACCTATGGGAGATAGTGGAAAAAAATCAGAATATCAGTGAGGACGAAGCTGCGGACATCATGCAGATGCCCTATTACAAGGACAGAGTCGCTGTGTGGGACAGTAGCCTTAAAATGCTGGAAGGAACGGAATTCAGACAAAATGGCCTGAAGGGGCATGCGTCCGGGGCTGTTCAGTTCAATCCGCGGACAGGCGTTGTTCTGCCCGGGTTTGCCATTGGAGGCGGTCGCGATGCAGCCATTTTTACCAGCCAAAGACTGAAAATTGGACAAACCATGTTTTCGTGCTTTCAGTGGTGGGATGAACGTTGGAATCCAGCTGATAATGAATGGGAAGTGGCGGGGGTGGTGGTCAGGCAGGTGGCCGGTTCCCGTGAAGCGGTCATGTTTTTCCTGAATAAGGAAGGAGGGCGATGTTGCTTGCCGTGTGGAGTAGCCGGCATTCTTTACCAAAAGGAGTTGGGCAAAATGGTCGCTTCCTTTTTTGACTGGAACGGCCAGCCGGCCGAATTGAATCAGGCCGGATACCGCGTTTCCCGGGTGGAAGAACCGATGAATGGTTCTCCGCCTTCCTTTTATCTGGGAAGCCACTTGCTGGATATGGACTGGATGCGCCTGGGGCATTGGCGGGAAGGAATGATTTATTTCTTGTGGAGTTACGGAGGCGTAGCAGATTGACGGGAAAGGCGGAAGCATTATTTGTGCTGTCGATGCCTCTGGAAAGAGAGAATGGCATAGAAAAAGGACTGCCTTTCGGGTAGTCCTTTTTGAAATGGATTGCGGAGAAAACAGAGTGTTTTCCGACAGCTTGTTGTGAGTTCCAGTTCCCTATTGCTGTACGGCAGGGGTTTTCTGCACTTCCGGCACGGGCAAAGGCGTTCTCTGGATGGTTACGGGCGTTCCTACGCTGGTTTGCTTGTAGAGAATTTCCGCGACGTTCCGGGGCAGGCGGATGCAGCCATGGGAGATGGGATGGCGACGCACCTTCCCCACGTGCAGGCCCAGGCCCGCGTTGGTAAGCCGCTGCCAGTAGGGCATGGGGGAACCGTCAAAGCGGCCGCCTTCCGGAACGGGGTCCGTAGATTCCGCATTGTAGTTGATGCATTTGCCTTCCGCATCATACATCTTGCCATACAGGTTGGACGCGTGGTCTTCCTTTTTGGAGATGACGGTGTAGTCTCCCGTCTTGGTCGGGTAGGCCTTGACGCCGGAGGAGAGCGGAAAGTCCATGGCAACCAGGCCGTCCACCAGGTACTGGCCCCGCTGCTCGTCCAGGCAGACGAAGATTTTGCGGGATTTCTTCGGCTTGCGGTTCAGCAGGGTGTCATCCTTGTATACGTCATACGTTTTCCGGTAGTCCTTGCGGGCTACAAAGTGGGCATACGTGGAGGGATGGAAGGGGTTTTTGTATTCCGGGACGGATTTGTCCACGGCGCGCGGGTCCGGCAGGGCCGGGTGGCCCTTGCCGGAGTGGGTGCAGGACGTCCACCCCATGAGAACCACGGGGAGGACGGCCAGAAGAAAGAGATGCTTCATAAGCGGTGAAACCGGGAAGGGACCCCCGGATTACTTGGAACGCGGAATCGTCAGCTTCTGGTTGATGTGGATCATGTCGGACTTGAGGCCGTTGGCTCTCTTCAGCGCCTTGACGGAGGTGCCGTTCCTGCGGGCGATGGCTCCCAGCGTATCGCCCTTTTTCACGGTGTAGGTGCGTGCCTTGGGAGCGGGCTTGCGCGTGGTGCTCTTTCTGGCGCTCGTGCTGCGGGAGGATTTGCTGCTGGCCGTGGTCTTCCGCGTGGATGATTTCTTGCTGACGGAAGGCTTGGTGGGCGGATTATAAGCGTAACTGGAAGAGCTGGAGGAGCTCTTTACCGGGCTGTAATGGCCGGATTCATAAGCGGGATCAGAGCTTTCAGCAATCCACGGCGGGATTTCCCCGCTGGCCGGTTCCGCAGTGTCATAACCGCCTGTGGAGGAATTCTGGGTAGAGCAGGAAGAGAAGGGGAGCACCAGCGCGGCAGCGCAGGCGCAGGTAAAAATGAATGGCGCTTTCATGTGTGCCCTGTTCATACTAATTTATGATTTCGGATTCAAGGCGCTAGCGCGGATTGCCGGGATTTTTTTTCAGCCCTTGTCCAGATTATAAAAGGTTTCCGCATTTTGCGTCGTTACGCGGGCCAGCTCATCCAGTTCCATGCCTCTGGAAGCGGCGATGAAACGGGCCGTATGGATGAGATGCGCGGGTTCATTCATGCGGCCCCGGAGGGGTTCCGGGCTGAGGTAGGGGGAGTCCGTTTCCAGCATGATGCGGTCTTCCGGGCACCAGCGCGCGGTTTCCGCCACTACGGGGGCGTTTTTAAAGGTGGCCACCCCGGTGAAGGAGACCATGCCGTCCAGTTCGTCAAAGATTCGCGCGGCCTGGGCCGTGTCTCCGATGAAGCAGTGGAACACGGGGCGCACGCGGCCCGCGTGGTTCCGGGCAATCGCCAGGGCGTCTTCAAAGCTTCCGGAGCCTTTCCGGTCCCGCGTGTGCAGGACAATGTTGAGGCCCAGGCGCGCCGCCAGGTCAAAATGCTGTTCCAGCAGGTCCTGCTGAAGGCGGCGGAAGCTCTCAGCCTCCCAGCCCCGGGGGGCTCCGTGGAAGTAGTCCAGCCCCGTTTCCCCGATGGCGGCCAGGGGGATATCCTGCGCCATCCGGGAAAGACGGTCCGCCCAGCCCTCCGGCGCGTCATGGGCGT
Encoded here:
- the dnaN gene encoding DNA polymerase III subunit beta, yielding MKFTISKQVFLDGLRQVASVVSSKTTLPILSNVKIEAENGQVRFTATDLDVCITGVVPANVLREGTVTLPAKKLVSIISELPEAEVQVDVNQRNQATVECGRSQFKLNGLPADEFPELPSFEQATVYQVDQNLLRDCIRRTEYAISTDTTRYVLNGISLSFRNGKMTLVATDGRRLALAETALEFPEEQQLDAILPTKAVGELRRLLDEVGTVTVRFTRNQAAFEINDTLLISKLIDGNYPNYRQVIPTDCKESIELPCGELLETVRRVSLLSVDKSTNIKLNFRENELEVASSAEGVGEAHESMTITYAGRPLSISFNPDFFMAPLKTMAGDTIITLNLIDEMSPGVLKIGDEFLYVLMPMRSPN
- a CDS encoding L,D-transpeptidase family protein, with translation MKHLFLLAVLPVVLMGWTSCTHSGKGHPALPDPRAVDKSVPEYKNPFHPSTYAHFVARKDYRKTYDVYKDDTLLNRKPKKSRKIFVCLDEQRGQYLVDGLVAMDFPLSSGVKAYPTKTGDYTVISKKEDHASNLYGKMYDAEGKCINYNAESTDPVPEGGRFDGSPMPYWQRLTNAGLGLHVGKVRRHPISHGCIRLPRNVAEILYKQTSVGTPVTIQRTPLPVPEVQKTPAVQQ
- a CDS encoding LysM peptidoglycan-binding domain-containing protein, translated to MKAPFIFTCACAAALVLPFSSCSTQNSSTGGYDTAEPASGEIPPWIAESSDPAYESGHYSPVKSSSSSSSYAYNPPTKPSVSKKSSTRKTTASSKSSRSTSARKSTTRKPAPKARTYTVKKGDTLGAIARRNGTSVKALKRANGLKSDMIHINQKLTIPRSK
- a CDS encoding TatD family hydrolase, with the translated sequence MIIDTHCHLASAQFDQSRREAYVEHALREGIDRMITLGARPDDWEANAAWARQFPGVVFCALGIHPDDAHDAPEGWADRLSRMAQDIPLAAIGETGLDYFHGAPRGWEAESFRRLQQDLLEQHFDLAARLGLNIVLHTRDRKGSGSFEDALAIARNHAGRVRPVFHCFIGDTAQAARIFDELDGMVSFTGVATFKNAPVVAETARWCPEDRIMLETDSPYLSPEPLRGRMNEPAHLIHTARFIAASRGMELDELARVTTQNAETFYNLDKG